Within the Megalops cyprinoides isolate fMegCyp1 chromosome 10, fMegCyp1.pri, whole genome shotgun sequence genome, the region CATGGGACAGACTGTGCATTACAGCATTAGACAGACTGCGGCTGAGAGTGGCATTACAGCATGGGACAGACTGTGCATTACAGCATGGGACAGACTGTGCATTACAGCATGGGACAGACTGTGGCATTACAGCATGAGACAGACTGCGGCTGAGAGTGGCATTACAGCATGGGACAGACTGTGCATTACAGCATGGGACAGACTGTGGCTGAGAGTGGCATTACAGCATGGGACAGACCGTGACATTACAGCGTCAGACAAACTGTGCATTACAGCATGGGACAGACCGTGACATTACAGCGTCAGACAGATTGCATTACGTCAGACATTACTGTCGTAATTGCATTACAGTGCGAGACGGACAGACTGTCATTACAGCGTGAAACAGACTGGCATTACAGCATGTAGCACAACTGGGTGTAGAGTCGTGTTCTGCAGCAGTTCTCTGTGAGACGGCAGGCTGTGGAATACCACATCTTAGTTCAGAGAGACACTTTGAGTGCCTGGGATTAAAAGGCCCAGAGAGAACCTCTTACTGCCAGCACTTTAGTGAAATTTGCATAAGCTCTTTATGACGGAGCTTCACTGAGAGGCAGTGGGAGTGACAGAAAGGGACAGTCACAGCCAAGGTGGCAGGTCACACAAGGACAggctgaataaaacattaactgCCATCTTCATAGCTGTGCAGTCACGCAGGCATTCACAGGGCTtggctgtgcacacacacgcagcagctccagctgccAGGGTACCTGTTTGCCCAGGATGATCAGGTTAGCGTCCTCCTTCTTGGCCAGAGCAGCCAGGATCTTAGAGACCTGCAGGGGGCCCAGGTTCTCGTAGTCTTTTCCTGAAACTTCCACGTGGATGCCCCGGTCAGCACCCATGGCCAACGCCGTGCGAATCGTCTcctaaacacagcagcacatcaCAATCTGACACCACGACCACACACTGCAACTGCACTGCCAGAACACCCACACTGCAGGGAGGGAAGAAACTGCAGCCATGCATGGGCCATCACTGGCAATCTGTGCAGTAccagacaaacagaaacacttacTTTCTGTTATCAGTGTATGTGTACCATAATGCCATAGCCTTAGCAATGGGAAACCTTGAGCTCAGTTATGTTCTTAAAGATTGAATTGACTGAAACAGTTACTTAGGCCGTCGATACAGTACTCTGATCGCATTCTAGATGTGACCTTCAAATGCAAGTAAAGCTCTCCAAGAAAGGCAGATAAGCTAAATCTtatcacagactgacagactgaatgGGCTACATTTGCTGTGAAGTGTAAATGTCAGATTATGTCATGACAACAGAGATACACTTGCAGCAGTGCATACATCTGACCCCACTGAGGAGCCACTGTGGCTGTAAAAACCACCACTTCACTGCTGACATACAGAATCAAAGCTGTAACTCTTTATTCCTTCAAAGTAAAACTACCAGTACAAACACTACAGCTATATACTatattaattgtattatttttactattcAAGAGTCAGACAAAGGACTATGGGGATTACATCTCCTTTTTAAACCCTTCCTTACacttatttctgttatttattattattccaccTGCAGCGAAACGCGGGCAGAGACGCAGCCCAGCCAGCTGACCCACCTGCACCTGCTGGGGGCCGCAGCTGACCGCCACCACCTCCTTTATGAgcttcttctccttcagcttgACGGCCTCCTCCACAGCAATCTCACAGAAGGGGTTCATCGAGTGCTTCACGCCGTCCGTCACCACACCGCTGTGGTCCGGCTTTACCCGGATCTGCGGAAGAGAAGGAGCAGTACACGCTACCTGCTGATCCCAGGTCTCTCTCATCATGTACACGTCTGCACTTCTTCACATCAACAAGTCCACATCGCATGTGCTACCCCACCACATTTACAGAAACGTTCACTCAGCGTGAACATACAGCATGGAGCCGCGTGAACATACAGCATGGAGCCGCGTGAACATACAGCATGGAGCCGCGTGAACATACAGCATGGAGCCGCGGGACCACAGCAGCCTGTCCAGTGTCAGCGCACCCCCCTGACTGATGACAGGAggctgggggtgtgtggggagcAGAGACCGCTCTGAAGACAtgtgctccctccctctctccaaaaATCCAGCTGACTAACTGTTGTGTGGCTGTTTAAGCTGCGTTTCGTTGTactctgtgcaatgacaataaaggaatcTATCTAACAGCTGCCCTGCTACAGATACGCCGCCAAGGCTCATCTAATGTGTAACTGCGCTGACAGTCCCAACACCGGCACAGAATGTGCCCGGAAACGCTTTCTCTGATCACCCTGCTGAGACGGTGTAAAGCACCGTCACTCAGCGGAAGGTACACAGGTTTGAGAGACAATTGGCATATGCTGTGCTGCTAACGCCACGCAATGGAAATACAGTATGCTGGCTATCAAAGGAGAAAACCTGGAGTCAGGTTACAGATGTTAATAAGCCAGCATCTAAACATAGCACAGAAACATCAGCTTTGGCACCGGGAAGACGAACTATTACCTACATAACTCGCTAGCAGGTAAAATTAATAGTCGTGTTACTAGTATTTGCTACAGTATCAAAGGAATAAGTGTCAACTAAACAACCTGTAGCTACGTGTTCCAGTTTCATGGCGTTGGAAAATACTGTCATTTTAACCAGTTAGCATCTGCTACATTTTTGCGAGTATAAACGTACCCGTTAGACGCACgctgctgaaaaaaatggaggaaataaCCTGATAGGCACACAAGCGCACTTACCGCAAACCTGCTAACTAGTTAAGTGTTCAGCAGAACATAGAAGAAGCTGGTAAATGTGTCAAAAAATTCAAAGACAGTTTCCGCTAACTGCCTACCACTTTATGAGAATACCGGTCTATCGTTTGTCGATTGTTTTTGCCCAGACTGTCAGCAGCTAACACGTtgcaaaacatttaatgaaCTACCTATATCTAGCTGGCAATCGCTGGAGTCTGAACAGCTAAGTGTGCTACGGTGGCATGTCTGTCTCTAGCTAATGCTGAATTTACATGCAAGAACGTCAAAAACTTCGTCGGGCTCTCAGTTAAGTAAGTTCACACTTAGCGTTAACTGCACTTTCTGCATAGCTACTGTTACCCTAGCCCAGTGAACTCGGATCTAGGGACATGAAAACCCTGACCTTGGTCCCAGCTAAGCTAACAGGCTAGCTGCAGCGACAACCGGGTACGGCGTCGCCACGCTTCGTTTCAGAAGCGGCATAGCCAGCCAGTACTAGCTGACTAGTCTAGcttttaacatgaaaaatactgcGCTGCAAAGAATATAATTCTCCATAATTACCTTCACAGCATAGTCAATGACCCTCTTAACCCCAACTAGAACCCGACCAGACATTGTTCTCGCTCTTCAGTTCAGTAGGTCGGTGTTTTCCGTGAAGACTTTTTTATACATGAATAACCAGTCGGACTAATTTCACTGTGATACCTGGGAAACTGGGTGTGGGCGGGGTCTGACGGAACCTCCCATATCCAAACCCAATGAAATAATGCCAAAGTTATAACTGTCAATCAAATATAAACCATGGCCAATCGTGCTTGAGAAAAGTAGGGACCTATTGGCCAATAGTGTTACAGATGATTTTATGCTATTTCGGCTGGGAACAAGGGGCTATAAATATTGAGTTCCTAGTGAGGAAGCGATTCCTAACTAGGGTAAAGGTCATCTCAAGATTACTGAGATCTTGAACGACTCCAACTGTCGGACAGTTAAGTGATGTAATTTAAGTGAACGGCCCGACAGTCAAATGATACTTTACAGTAACTGGAAGTGATTTCTTGTGTTTGTAAAGCAATTTGTTTTCTGTACCCGTGACCCCAAAAATGGATCTGGAATGTCTTGGACAAtgtaagaaaatatataataataataataataataataataataataataatatcattgctgttgttgttgttgttgttgttgtctttcagtctgtgatgagttggatattgttattattctcaCACAGGCTGCAAATATCTCAGCAATGGTCACAAAAGGATAGTGATTTGATCCAAGAGTGACTCCTGCTGACAGCCGAGTGGAATGGACAGAGCAAGCGAGGGCAACGGTTAGGCTCCTATAAGCTCTTCTGTGCAGTGTGGCCATAGCTAGACCACACAGCAAGTgatttgaaacagaaatgtattaacTGTGAACATTTCAGCATGCTTCACTGCCATGGTTTCTGTTTCTTCCAGCAATTTCTCTGTACTGTAGCTTTTTCTAAGAGCAGTAACTTACTGTGGCGTTATGAGATGTTTATGGTCaagacacagctgcagtgatggtggCTGTACATGAAACAGGTCATGGTCATCTTTCAAACAATTCTCAAGGCATCATCTGTCACATTTGAGGCATTCGCTGTTGTGTCTGAAAATAACAATCACTCAaaccacagtttttttctgtgtcccgtctttttacatttacatttacatttatttatttatttatttatttatttatttatttatttatttatttatttatttatttattacatttatatattttatccaaagcgacttacaaaagtgcatacagcaagtatagcgacagtacggggacaggatgtgtacagttccacaatgagacagttctcagctgagagcaaggtctgtttgaggacgcagtactatcagatttgtacaattacagcctatagggcaactaatactatacactttcaaacggcaaacttcaacaacttcaaacggcacaatgagcgtcagggtaaaggcggcaacaagagcAATTGTGTGCAATtggtcagtccaggtagagtctgaagaggtgcgtcttcaggccccgtctgaaggactggggtgaagaagctgtccgtagcgacAGTGACAGTCTTTGAGTGTCTTTTcactccctgtttctctctcttattctctttatgtctttttcccccctcatattctttctctctctctctcgcccctctcCCAACTCAAAAAAAGCTTGACTCCTCTTGCTGGAACTTCACTGAGGAAATGATGCCCACTTTGTCAAGTAATCACCAAATGCAATGttctagatcagtgtttctcaatcctactcctggagcccccctgtcctgcatatcttctatctatccttgctccaaacacacctgattgaaatgactaacatgttcttgattaaatcaggtgtgctcagctaatcaaaagtgccactgatgagttcagtcaggtaggtagaccagggaaagatggaaaacgtgcggagcaggggggccccaggagcaggattgagaatcagtgttctAGATCgtctacattttcattttgcagttatCTAATTGGATTTGAAAATGTGGTCATTTGTTAGTGCTCTGGTTGGTTGAGTGACATCAATATGGAAAGGTTAATTGCCTTTGAGTGGCTGACCTTTGGCCTTCCCACATGCTACAGATGAACCAATTCTGTTATTTCAGGAAATAACCCTGTGTGTACCTTTGTACCTCCTCCTTGAGAACAAAGTTGAAATTGTTCTCCTAAGACAGCAGCATGTCCTTCAATTGCACGGTACATTTACACAAAGATTGCTTATCAGTATAAAGGGGATATAAAAGGATCCGAGAAATGTGGCGTGGCGTGACTCGAAAAGAGCCTGAAAAACCATTAATGATCCCCAACCAACATGGGAGCGTGAGCAAATCTGCACAGAAGAATGTGCAAAAATTGCACCCTGGTGATGCGCTGGTAGACTTTAAGGGTGTGAATACTTTCACAAAcaagatatttcagttttttcctccAAGTTCTTGTTTGACATCTACTGCAACTTGTGTTAACCTTGAAATTCTTTAACTTGAATATTTgagaataaaatacagtattatgTTTTACAATTGTGTAGACATGCTTctgtaatttcacaaaatggGATACTGTGGAATGGGTCTGAATCTTTTGACAACACACTGTATACATGGGGGCTTCCCCATAACCACCCATTTGTCTACTATGTCATCACCAGTCCAAACTagacaattaaaatatttaggTGTCACAGTCTAGCGTATAGCCATTAGTCTGACCTAtagtattaatgtgtgtgtatatatatatatatatatacacacacacacacacacaatcaaacactAAAGTAGTATGGTTGTATCCAAATTTATTGAATGTATAGAAACACTCACTACATGACTGGACAGGTATTCTTATAATAGTACAAAAAATTCTCGAAGCAGAGTGGTTTGAGtggttcattatttttttatacgaataaattgcatattttaacGGATTAATATACCTTATTTTGAACGACAGTTAACATGCAGCTGGGAGCTTTGTCAAATCCTGAGTGTAGCAGCGACTTCTACTGTAATACAGCTTCTAAAGGCAAAGTTTCAGTTTCTCTAGTTTAACGCGACTTTTGTCGTTATAATATTTCCATATGCAATATCCCAGCAGCGGTCGGAGGCGAATTTCCACAGCCAGCACCAGCCTCGCGCTCGCGTTGCGCGTGGCGATAGCAGCTAGTTCTCGCGCAGACAAACAAACCGCGTCACAAAGGACACGTTTCCGCTCCTGACGGCGCGCGCGCCTTTTGCACCTTCTGAAACGCTTATGAATAAATCTGGATGTATATTCTTCGGTTTGTCGCTGCATCGTACGGCAATCTTATATAGCTTTAAGATGGGAAATACCGTCGTATGATTTGAGGCGCACGCACGGGCACACCGCACCCTTGTCTGATTCTGATTATGTTCCTTCATGTCCGCGTCATGTGGTTTGTCCGAAAACCCGGATTGGATCTTAGCTGTCAGCTGAGAACACCAGCGTGATCATTCCAGATGTGCTTTCTTTGTTAGCATTACAGTAACAGTGAACTATAACGCTGTGAAGAAACAGGTGTAGCTTACCATCATCATACTGGAACCTCGTATGCATACTGCGCCTCTAATTCTGTTCACACAGACAAGATGAGAGGCCAGGGTGGCTTTGGTTTCCTCTCGCTAAACTCCGAGAAGCAGACAATTTTCACCGTTTAACAATACATGTCCAAAGTCAACTGTTAAACCCCTCTAATGACAAAATGTTAGTTGGAATACCACACTAACAATTGTCTTCTAGTAGAACTTAATTCAAAGACAGTAATCAATTGCAATCTGGTATAAAATTGGTATGGACAAAGTCGGTCGAGGTGCCCACTGAAATTGCTGATAGCTTGGTAGCTCGCCTTTCAAAGACACACTGCTTAACTGAGAGACTGCTAGCCAGTTCATTTGCGAATTAATGTGGTTAAAATCACATATGACACGAGACTACGCAATTCAGCGGCGTTTAGTGAAACAGAACTATAGCTACACACATTTGCTCGACGTTCACTCACAAGCCCAACAAAACCGCTAAACATAGAAAATAGATTCCACTCCATATTTTGTCAGCCACAACCCTCTGACCCAGCCAGAGCTGCAAGCTTGCGGATGGATACGCGAAATACAGCGCTGTACGGCACCGCTCAGGGCGAACCGAGAGGGCGACTGTAAGACGAAAcgcaaaaagaaagagaaagcgaATATAAAGAAACGAACTGCTTTTCAACGAGAAACAAATATACCGTGAAACGTGCTACAAAGGCTACGGACATTCTTGGACGGACGCACCGAGGCCTGTTCGCTACCGATCGGGCGGAGAGGGCTGAAATACCGAAGAGAAAGGATCAGACCCGGGCAGCACAGACTAGAACCCCGGCAGCGGGCTCCATTTTAACTCCTCGGCCGGTCTCCGCCTCACGTGTCCTggactgtctctctcacatgaCCCGAGTGTTTGTCCCCGTGATCAGCACTTCCATCTCCGTCTCAGTGTCACCgaatatcacattttaaattccGACCCTCATGGATATGCTGGAGCAGAGTTTGGACAGCGCTGTGAGGTAACACCGCGTTCGCTCCGcggctctctctgccctcctctctccgtctctcttgCATGGCTTCCGCGGCCCGGCCACCATTTTCTCACCGGGCTCGCTGGAGCTTAACATTTTAGCTAGCCGACTAGCCTGCTAGCTTCTGCAGAATAGTTTTGCAGTTGTCCTGTAAGCTAGCTCGGTAGTTAATGAGCCTCTCCAAGCAAGACAGATGCATGGCTAACTGTCAGGGGAAAAATGATAGATTTGAGATGGGTAATTGTAGACAACTATTTGGTGTTGAATAACGTTATCATATGAATTAGCTGTGTTTTACTTGGCTGCTAGCTAGTTACCCATGTAGGTAATGGCTAGTTAGCAACCGATATTTGATGGGTTTAAATATGCAGCTAGCAAGATAACAGCCAGCTTACTAGCTTCCTAGCTTTTTcctaacattttaaataatttcgTGTTCACTAACTTTGCAGGCTGGCCATTTGTTAGATCGCTTTTGTATGTGTCAGGtccaaaatgtaaatatatacgCTGTTTATTgaactgtgtttttctctttgttaCACTAGAAAAGTTCAGCCCCAAGCAGCAACTAGTAAACAGCTCACTAGCATGAACGTAAAATTTGATCGTATTAGCTACAATTGAATATCTTGCTAGTTAACCATAATAACTTTATCTTGCTCGCTAATTTCACGAACACGACAATTAGCTACTTTGTTAGTTATGTCCTTAACTATCTGAGTTTTAGATGAGGTAAATTAGCACGGTGATCAGAGTTAATGATAGCTGCAGATAGCGCTGTTAGCCGTTAGCCCGCGTTAGCTGCGtgtgggacagagggaggcGGTGACCGCTTGGCAGGTTTGAAACGGTAAGGAACAGCGTAGGAAACTGATTGGATTGACACGCCGATACGGGCTATTTTTGCgttactttttatttctctcagcCGGCGAGAGGGCAtcacgtgtgtgtgggtgtattgACATTGTGTTTGTAAAGGTAGTGTGCGGTATCGGATTGTAAAGCATTGTTTTTAAGGGATAGGTTTCTGAAAGTGTCATTGTAGCCCACCAACCCTGTGAATCTGTAACATTATTTCCGCTTTTGCATCGGGAGCCTAACTTTAACACTGAGACgagtttctctctccctgtcctctaGTCACGAAAAACAAGAGGAGGAAGTTGTGCAGATTACAGAAGGTAAGAGTCTGTCGCTCACCATGTTGCTGTTTTCTTCATTGAAAGAATCCTGTCTAAATTTACAAACGAATATAATTTAGATATAATCAGAATACTGACGATAGAAAGACGGCGATGCAAGTGTCAGTTCTGCCAgtagctgtgctgtgctatGAGTCGTTTCTCCCAGGTGTCAGTACAGTTGAATAGAgtgaattttgcattttacaacGGCTTTCCTTCATATCTGTAAAAGCTGTGCAGGACCATTTAAGATGTGGTGCTTTATCGAGCAGCTCTCAACAGTGGTTGAGTCGTAAAGCTTTCGCGGgttgctttttatgtttttgaagttATGACAGTTTAATTAACCcgtttgcatttgcatgtgtagtAACGGCAGGAAAGTGCTCTGTCTGCTGCATTACGCACCCCTCTCGTTTGCGCGCCGCAGGGGACAGCGCGGGAGCGGCGGAGCAGACGGCGGTCACCATCGCGGGGGTGCAGCAGGCTGCGACGTTCGCCGATCACAATATTCAGTACCAGTTCCGCTCAGAGAACACCGGCGGACAAGTAAGCCCTTCCTGAACAGTTATTCTAAGCGGAGGTTTCAGGGACTGAGAGGATGCTCTGTATGAACCCCCCTAGGGTCATTCAGGATAGCGCAGGACCCCAAAATGTGCCATTCCCAAGCCAGGCAAAGAATTGATTAATGCTGTTGTTATAAACCACCTCACTGAAAGAACGCACGGTGCATCGTCTGACACAGAGGGCTGTGCTAATTCAGTGTCAGTTCCCAGGTTTAATTGGGAactcatgtttatttttgaacttAAAATAGACAGAGTTGagcaggttgcaggttcaaagcATGCtattttcagcagtttttgcTCAGTGCCAGTAGATGTTAGGGGAGGATGAGGGGCTGCTGGAGgtgggtgggatgggggggagtgggggggggtgttatctGAGAGCCCATCATTTAACTGGTTGTAAACACAGCTGGTAGGAGTGATCATGTGATTCCAATCCCTCACTAGGATTGGCATGCAACTAGTGTCACATGTCAGTCAGGAGGTAAGTcacatgatgtgtgtgtgtgtgtgtgtgtgtgtgtgtttgggggtggggggttgtatTTCCAAATACAGCTGATTCTATTGAACAAacaagtgtgttttttctgcacAAAACCTGCTTTTAAGTCTCTTACTATGAGATCATGCACAGTCAGTGGGCCTTTCTGGGGACATGTAAACCAAGAACAGTGGAGAAGTAgattacagaaaatgtcatcTAATGTACTGCATGGTTAACAGTAAATGACAGTGCAAAATGGATGATTTAACACAGCGAATAAAGACACTGGGGTTGGCCAGCCCACATGATTGTGGATGATGTTCTGGAATGCTTTCTGAGGTCCCTGTCAGCACATGACTCAGGAGAGAGATTTGACGATTTTCCATGACATAACTGGCCTGGAGGATGCCATCGTCATGGTGACTTCGATTTGGATATGGGTGTCTTGCATGTTAGCGTCTTCAAGTACACCGCTGAATGTACAGTGGTATCATTCAGGTTCAGCCCCTTTCTTACCAAAAGATTGCAAGTGTAGTTTCTTATTTAGGCTTCAGCCAAGAAACTGTCACGGGTACGAGTCAAGAGTCCcttgtgtctgtatgcatgtacagGCTAATGCCAGCATCCTGGACATCAGCAGTGTCTTTTGTTTCAGTAGTTTGTTTAATTCAGTCCTTTGTTTTTTAACTAATTGAACTCAGTTATCTGCATTTGTGAGAATGACCAGGAGCAGAGTGTGTTAAACACAGTGGGTCAGAGTGAGCAGAGTGTGTTAAGCACAGCGGGTCAGAGTGAGCAGAGTGTGTTAAACACAGCGGGTCAGAGTGAGCAGAGTGTGTTAAGCACAGTGGGTCAGAGTGAGCAGAGTGTGTTAAGCACAGCGGGTCAGAGTGAGCAGAGTGTGTTAAACACAGCGGGTCAGAGTGAGCAGAGTGTGTTAAGCACAGTGGGTCAGAGTGATGAGTCGTCCACTCACACATTTCTCTTCTCCCTGACAGGTGACGTACCGAGTCGTGCAGGTGACGGACCAGCATTTAGACGGGGCTGACGACGGGGGAGGGGCTGTCAGCGTTGTTTCCACCGCTGCATTCGCTGGAGCTCAGCAGGCAGTCGCACAGGTACCGTAACACAGCCAGGCGAAGccaggtgtgtgcgtgtgtgggtgcagggtgcgtgcgtgtgtgtgtgcttgtgtgcagggtgtttgtgtctgtgtgtgcatgtgtgtgtacgtgtgtgtgtacgtgtgtgtgtgtgtgcgtgcgtgtgtgtgtgcgtgcgggtgcaggatgtgtgtgtgtgtgtgtttgggtgcaggatgtgtgtgtgcgtgtgtgtgtgcatgtgcgtgtgtgtgcaggtgcaggatgtgtgtgtgtgtgtgtgtgtgtgggtgtgtgtgtgtgtgtgtgtgtgtgtgtgtatgtatgtctgtatgtgtatgtgtttgtgtgcgggtgcagggtgtgtgtgtgtgtgtgtgtagggatgCAGGGTGCAGAGTGTGGatcagtgtgctgtgttgtggCTCCGCAGGCTGTGATTCAGAACCCCTTCAGTAATGGTGGCAGCCCAGCGGGGGAGTCAGTGGGAGGGGAGACACGATTCGCCTATTTCCCTGCTGCCACAGTGAGCGACGGAACCGCCACCGCCGTATCGGTCCAGGCCACCGCCGACCCCACCCTCACTCAGGCCGGGGGTGAGTACCTAAGCACACCGACCCCACCCTCACTCAGGCCGGGGGTGAGTACCTCAGCACACCGACCCCACCCTCACTCAGGCCGGGGGTGAGTACCTCAGCACACCGACCCCACCCTCACACAGGCCGGGGGTGAGTACCTCAGTACGCTGACCCCACCCTCACACAGGCCGGGGGTGAGTACCTCAGTACACCGACCCCACCCTCACACAGGCCGGGGGTGAGTACCTCAGTACGCTGACCCCACCCTCACACAGGCTGGGGGTGAGTACCTCAGTACGCTGACCCCACCCTCACACAGGCCGGGGGTGAGTACCTCAGTACGCTGACCCCACCCTCACACAGGCTGGGGGTGAGTACCTCAGTACGCTGACCCCACCCTCACACAGGCCGGGGGTGAGTACCTCAGCACACCGACCCCACCCTCACACAGGCAGGGTTAGTTACTGCAGTCCTCTGACACGCAGCTCTCAGCTCCAGGTGACTGTGGCCGTTTCCTTTACACTAACTGTGCTTAACAGCCTGTGTGGATATTCTCAGCCTGCCGCCCTACGAGCCTCTCTCAGACAGCAGAGCTACAGATCTGAGTGCTGTCAGGGTTAGAGACAAACTGCAGCCGTTTCTACTGATCTCACCTCTCCTCTTCAGCACAGCCCTGTGCTGACTCTCTGAGACCAGAGCAGGGGGATTGGTGTTCGGCATGCTAACCCGTCCCGCGCTCTGGCGAAGCGGACAGGGTCAGTGTGGTGCTTGTGCGCGGAGCTGGCTGTGGAGAGATGTGGCAGCATGTGCTCCTGCggagacacagcagcagtcagagtGCTAAAAGGGACCAGTGTCTCACCGTCCAGCCAGACTTCGCTAATGTCATTACAAGTGCCTCGTGACCAGCAGAGTTACGATAACAGTCAGCAACCTTTATAatgtactctctctccctctttctctctctctctctccctcactccctctccctccctccccctccccctctccctctctttctctccctctccctctctttctccccccccccccccccccccccctcctttctttcccaccctccccccaggTCAGTTCTATGTGATGATGACCCCTCCAGATGTCCTTCAGTCCGGCACGCCCCGCACCATCGCCCCCCGGACGCACCCCTACTCCACGTGAGTATcgccccacaccccccacctccccccagcTCCTCTGGACCTGAGACTCCAGGTCGCGGCTGTCCGAACCCCCCAGGTTTTACCTGCAGTACCCACCCTGACCACAACTGTGACAGGAGCctccccaccctcacacacGTCAGCACCATTCCCTCGAGTATTCCCTCCTCACTGGTCCGGGGTTCACCAGTTCTCCACTGGTGAAAAGTTGATGAATTTTGATTGGATTGTCCCGGCGGAGGGCTAGGCACAGGGTCAGAGGAACCTAGGTGCAGAACCTTAAAGTTCCAGGGGGCTGAAATGAGAGGGACTCTGCTGCACCTGGTGTCTAAGCTGGGCAGAGGGGCATGAAAACTCTGGGATTTGTGTTGCTGGGTTCATGTCCTGAATGCCTTTATTCTGCTTGCAtttcctgatgttttttttgttctttgtgtggGTATTCCTAATTCTAATTGAtgtttaaaatctcattttaaatcaaatcatTCTCTGGAATCTGTTAAGGTGACCTTGAATCTGAGCCAGATGAAAATGATTGATCTAAGCCGTGTTTCAGAGCGGTGTGTCTCACCACTCTGCTAAatccacacagaaaacacaagagGCACTCAGGACACGTACTTTTTTGTCCAAATATTCACATCCTTCATTTCAGTCATCACCATTAGAAGAATGTCTGTTCTCTCTAAATATGCAT harbors:
- the LOC118784910 gene encoding upstream stimulatory factor 2 isoform X2; the protein is MDMLEQSLDSAVSHEKQEEEVVQITEGDSAGAAEQTAVTIAGVQQAATFADHNIQYQFRSENTGGQVTYRVVQVTDQHLDGADDGGGAVSVVSTAAFAGAQQAVAQAVIQNPFSNGGSPAGESVGGETRFAYFPAATVSDGTATAVSVQATADPTLTQAGGQFYVMMTPPDVLQSGTPRTIAPRTHPYSTKMDGPRTPRDERRRAQHNEVERRRRDKINNWIVTLSKIIPDCNMDSSKTGASKGGILSKACDYIRELRQNNQRLQESFKEVERVQVDNDLLRQQIEELKNENALLRAQLQQHGIDSVGETTQQ
- the LOC118784910 gene encoding upstream stimulatory factor 2 isoform X1 — its product is MDMLEQSLDSAVSHEKQEEEVVQITEGDSAGAAEQTAVTIAGVQQAATFADHNIQYQFRSENTGGQVTYRVVQVTDQHLDGADDGGGAVSVVSTAAFAGAQQAVAQAVIQNPFSNGGSPAGESVGGETRFAYFPAATVSDGTATAVSVQATADPTLTQAGGQFYVMMTPPDVLQSGTPRTIAPRTHPYSTDETEALQHDGLNWKMDGPRTPRDERRRAQHNEVERRRRDKINNWIVTLSKIIPDCNMDSSKTGASKGGILSKACDYIRELRQNNQRLQESFKEVERVQVDNDLLRQQIEELKNENALLRAQLQQHGIDSVGETTQQ